A genome region from Vicia villosa cultivar HV-30 ecotype Madison, WI unplaced genomic scaffold, Vvil1.0 ctg.000163F_1_1, whole genome shotgun sequence includes the following:
- the LOC131624802 gene encoding uncharacterized mitochondrial protein AtMg00810-like — protein sequence MVSGAISPPLTSASSSTSSGYVQSKGTDVKEIEHIKTLLDEKFSIKDLGVLKYFLGLEVARTKAGETISNPTAYRRLIGRLLYLTHSRPDIAYTVSKLSQSLDAPTNEHMLAGLHTLRYLKQCPRQGLFFSADSPLYLKGFSDSDWACPDTIRSTTSFCFFLGNSLISWKSKK from the exons ATGGTATCAGGAGCAATATCTCCACCATTGACTTCCGCTTCATCTTCTACTTCTTCTGGCTATGTTCAATCAAA GGGGACTGATGTTAAAGAGATTGAACACATCAAAACTTTACTAGATGAAAAATTCAGCATTAAGGATTTGGGAGTTCTCAAATATTTTCTGGGACTTGAAGTAGCAAGGACAAAAGCTG GAGAAACTATCTCTAATCCTACAGCATATAGAAGACTCATTGGAAGATTGCTGTATTTGACTCACAGCAGGCCTGACATTGCTTACACTGTAAGCAAACTTAGTCAGTCCCTTGATGCACCAACCAATGAACATATGCTGGCAGGATTACACACTCTCAGATATCTCAAACAATGCCCTAGACAAGGATTGTTTTTCAGTGCTGATTCGCCTCTTTACCTTAAAGGTTTTTCAGACTCAGATTGGGCTTGTCCAGACACCATAAGATCTACCAcaagtttttgcttctttcttggAAACTCTTTAATTAGCTGGAAAAGTAAGAAGTAA
- the LOC131624821 gene encoding uncharacterized protein LOC131624821: MPSSEKRRRTTRVFGVVKGGDTSSVLRSGRRLWPDCDDRASRMSMGDDCGKKPEKKKVNNDIDDIDRFFGTVYNRKRKRIADHEGREISGVQSIMIDPSLIVAVVKPCYDDISLFSFFLFAVLRSIMKFGLTFVDLCDFVLSEPISSVYASRGIQFSQGSVTATVGICQFFGVTQYLPLFCVDFSAIPLCFKSLHSTLLLRYMFRSCFLVYNPVNVCRDVEEEIDLPSILMELRSLCNSYKKEASKSRNINIAPEVIVISDDDDDDKGLSSHESVKCSKLVGQNVQSENVNSSLVQTRRTSLRIWEAQNSSMKKRSNNILPSDSKAGQEKSSADVASDKKLKSSTNSCADLSLSEANSAMKDSKEAIVPSYCCTNILIVETDKCYRVERAVVISEETSDSTEWHLAVKKDGLTCCTLKAERVMRPCSTNRFTHVKMVSLINGWKLEFANHQDWIAFKRLYKDCSEREIPIPAAKLIPVPGVCEVPDYADRYTALFNRPDYYISANADEFERAITRETGNYDMDSEDEEWLNKLNIEFQEHVSQDNFESIVDALEKTYHYNADDCFDEKSVIYWCQNYVSKKVIEAVHNYWIRKRKQKHSGLHRIFTSYRSKISPFVFKALRQKKRSFRRRPSNNQLHRVLQSFSNDQDVLDEYKEAFAKVEAAKEAANKAMELAIQKRTRAQSLAQNADLAMYKATMLMRIAEATQAGVSVDEVAEHFLN; the protein is encoded by the exons ATGCCGTCCTCTGAAAAGAGACGAAGAACAACTAGAGTGTTTGGGGTGGTGAAAGGCGGAGACACCTCAAGCGTGTTAAGGTCCGGACGGCGGTTGTGGCCGGATTGCGATGACAGAGCCAGTAGAATGTCAATGGGAGATGATTGCGGAAAGAAACCGGAGAAGAAGAAAGTGAACAATGACATTGACGACATCGATAGATTTTTCGGGACAGTGTATaacagaaagagaaaaagaattgCTGACCATGAAGGTCGTGAGATTTCCGGGGTACAATCGATTATGATTGATCCGTCTCTGATTGTGGCTGTTGTGAAGCCTTGTTATGATGACATTAGTTTGTTTTCGTTTTTCTTGTTCGCAGTGTTGAGAAGCATTATGAAGTTCGGACTCACATTTGTTGATCTATGTGATTTTGTTCTGTCAGAACCCATTTCTTCTGTCTATGCATCAAGAGGAATACAATTCTCACAG GGTTCTGTTACTGCAACTGTTGGAATTTGCCAGTTTTTTGGGGTCACTCAGTACTTGCCATTGTTCTGTGTTGATTTTTCTGCTATTCCTCTCTGTTTCAAATCTCTGCATTCTACATTGCTCTTAAGATATATGTTCAGGTCATGTTTTCTTGTATACAATCCTGTAAATGTTTGTAGAGATGTTGAGGAAGAAATTGATCTTCCATCTATCCTGATGGAACTGCGGAGTCTGTGCAATTCCTACAAGAAAGAAGCTTCTAAGAGTCGTAATATCAATATCGCACCTGAAGTTATCGTAATTAGTGACGATGACGATGATGATAAGGGTCTATCTTCACATGAATCTGTCAAGTGTTCCAAGTTAGTCGGTCAAAATGTACAAAGTGAAAATGTGAACTCTAGCCTCGTTCAGACGAGGAGAACTTCACTTAGGATATGGGAAGCACAAAATTCTTCCATGAAGAAAAGAAGTAACAACATATTACCTTCTGATTCAAAGGCTGGGCAGGAAAAAAGTAGCGCCGATGTTGCCTCTGATAAGAAGCTTAAAAGTTCGACCAACAGTTGCGCTGATCTAAGCCTTTCAGAGGCAAATTCTGCCATGAAGGATTCAAAAGAAGCAATTGTTCCATCTTATTGTTGTACAAATATACTGATTGTCGAAACCGACAAATGTTACAGGGTAGAAAGAGCCGTTGTCATTTCTGAAGAAACGTCTGATTCAACAGAATGGCACCTGGCAGTAAAGAAAGATGGATTGACTTGCTGCACTCTCAAGGCTGAACGGGTAATGAGACCCTGCTCTACCAATCGGTTCACACATGTTAAAATGGTCTCCCTGATAAACGGGTGGAAGCTAGAGTTTGCTAATCATCAAGACTGGATTGCATTTAAGAGACTTTACAAGGACTGTTCGGAGCGTGAAATTCCAATTCCTGCTGCCAAATTGATTCCAGTACCAGGTGTCTGTGAAGTTCCTGACTATGCAGACCGTTATACTGCTCTCTTCAACCGACCGGATTATTATATATCCGCAAATGCCGATGAGTTTGAACGAGCAATTACAAGGGAAACTGGAAATTATGACATGgattcagaagatgaagaatggcTGAACAAGTTAAACATTGAGTTTCAAGAACATGTTTCACAGGATAATTTTGAGTCAATTGTTGATGCCTTGGAGAAGACTTATCATTATAATGCAGATGATTGTTTTGACGAAAAATCTGTGATTTATTGGTGTCAGAATTATGTTAGCAAGAAGGTTATAGAAGCTGTACATAATTATTGGATAAGAAAACGGAAACAAAAACATTCGGGGCTGCATAGGATTTTCACG AGTTATCGATCAAAGATATCTCCATTTGTTTTCAAGGCGTTGCGGCAAAAGAAGAGATCGTTTAGGAGACGCCCTAGTAACAACCAACTTCATCGTGTTTTGCAAT CCTTTTCAAATGATCAAGATGTTTTGGATGAATATAAAGAAGCCTTTGCTAAGGTCGAAGCTGCTAAAGAGGCTGCAAATAAAGCAATGGAACTTGCAATACAGAAACGCACAAGAGCGCAATCTCTTGCGCAGAATGCTGACCTAGCGATGTACAAAGCCACAATGTTGATGAGAATAGCCGAAGCAACTCAGGCCGGAGTATCAGTAGATGAAGTGGCGGAACATTTTCTTAACTGA